A genomic region of Trifolium pratense cultivar HEN17-A07 linkage group LG3, ARS_RC_1.1, whole genome shotgun sequence contains the following coding sequences:
- the LOC123916248 gene encoding protein BASIC PENTACYSTEINE1-like produces the protein MDDDVLNMPNWGYYEPFKAGNLGLNLMPGMNDRETKPFFPPGRDPAMLVGANGTFHPRDDVAAVESSNPLNYGRDNWINQRPRFYNMQVNNPNYAVPPETSQGPSFPFIPSAVTDPPRNENVDEIEELAVKKEGGKAKKRKSKAAPTTPKAKKPRKQKDNSNVSGQGVKPPKKTVALEINGIEMDISGLPVPVCSCTGNPQQCYRWGCGGWQSACCTTNVSIYPLPMSVKRRGARIAGRKMSQGAFKKVLEKLAAQGYNFANAIDLKTHWARHGTNKFVTIR, from the coding sequence ATGGATGATGATGTGCTGAATATGCCGAATTGGGGTTACTATGAACCGTTCAAAGCGGGGAATCTCGGTCTAAACCTCATGCCTGGTATGAATGATCGTGAAACGAAACCATTTTTTCCTCCTGGTCGTGATCCAGCTATGTTAGTTGGTGCAAATGGAACTTTTCACCCTCGAGATGATGTTGCTGCTGTTGAGTCTTCGAATCCATTGAACTATGGAAGAGATAATTGGATCAACCAGAGACCTAGGTTTTATAATATGCAGGTCAACAATCCAAATTATGCTGTTCCTCCTGAAACATCGCAAGGACCCTCCTTTCCGTTTATTCCATCCGCTGTTACTGATCCACCAAGAAATGAGAATGTGGATGAAATTGAAGAATTAGCTGTTAAGAAGGAAGGTGGCAAGGCGAAGAAAAGGAAATCTAAGGCTGCTCCTACTACTCCAAAAGCTAAGAAACCCAGGAAGCAGAAGGATAATAGCAATGTTTCAGGTCAAGGTGTGAAACCACCGAAGAAGACTGTGGCACTTGAAATCAATGGAATTGAAATGGACATTTCTGGTCTACCTGTTCCAGTTTGTTCCTGCACCGGGAATCCTCAGCAGTGTTATCGATGGGGCTGTGGAGGTTGGCAATCTGCTTGTTGTACCACAAATGTGTCAATTTATCCTTTGCCGATGAGCGTCAAAAGGCGTGGTGCAAGGATAGCTGGGAGGAAAATGAGCCAAGGAGCATTTAAAAAGGTTTTGGAAAAGCTTGCGGCTCAAGGTTACAATTTTGCTAACGCTATTGATCTGAAGACTCACTGGGCTAGACATGGCACCAACAAGTTTGTCACTAtcagatag